One Tumebacillus sp. BK434 genomic window carries:
- a CDS encoding GNAT family N-acetyltransferase — protein sequence MELREVAEADYAYVMRVIDSWWGGRPMAAMLPKLFFVHFRDTSFVLEEAGEIVAFLIGFVSQTFPNEAYIHFVGVHPEYRSMRLGNRLYETFFQRVQARGCDTVRCVTSPVNQGSVAFHTRMGFAIEKVAEEYDGQGQSRVLFVKKIGETTAV from the coding sequence ATGGAGCTGCGTGAGGTTGCGGAAGCGGACTATGCGTACGTGATGCGGGTGATCGACAGCTGGTGGGGCGGACGTCCCATGGCGGCGATGCTGCCCAAGCTGTTTTTTGTCCATTTTCGGGATACGAGCTTCGTGCTGGAAGAAGCGGGCGAGATCGTGGCCTTTCTGATCGGTTTCGTCTCGCAGACGTTTCCAAACGAGGCGTATATCCATTTTGTCGGCGTGCATCCGGAGTACCGGAGCATGCGCCTCGGCAACCGCTTGTATGAAACGTTTTTCCAGCGGGTGCAGGCGCGGGGCTGTGACACGGTGCGCTGTGTGACTTCGCCGGTCAATCAAGGGTCGGTCGCCTTTCATACGCGGATGGGCTTTGCGATTGAAAAAGTGGCGGAGGAGTACGACGGGCAGGGGCAGAGCCGCGTGCTGTTTGTGAAGAAGATAGGGGAAACCACCGCTGTGTAG
- a CDS encoding DUF1450 domain-containing protein, translated as MAETEKQFTLECCSSNAFLDDIAVVDWLSSTYPELAIEPDGCLDRCGICMRYAYVVINDDFLYANSVGELKDQIINYIESHRQGLADAKQLLDGGQQTE; from the coding sequence GTGGCGGAGACGGAAAAACAGTTTACGCTGGAATGCTGTTCGAGCAATGCGTTTTTAGATGATATCGCGGTGGTGGACTGGCTGTCCTCCACCTACCCGGAGCTGGCGATCGAACCGGACGGTTGTCTCGACCGCTGCGGGATCTGCATGCGCTATGCGTACGTGGTGATCAACGACGATTTCCTGTATGCCAATAGCGTGGGCGAGCTGAAAGACCAGATTATCAACTACATCGAAAGCCATCGCCAAGGGCTGGCCGACGCCAAACAGCTGCTCGACGGCGGTCAGCAGACCGAGTAA
- the pelG gene encoding exopolysaccharide Pel transporter PelG, with the protein MAGIGFTLRKAIGDAGRSGKWKVYGAAAFVAAGPWLLTLIALFLLLSWSKAFGLQNAQRDLFFATITYAMITSNLISTTAQFFLTRYLADALYVEAPERLLSGFTGVYLYTGLAATLIGTGIQWFLPLPVAYKVWTVLLTVILTQLGLIMILLSAAKAYWDIARGFLFGLASLGVMVLIYGVYMKLNGLQANETVVMAMFTLGQGVAFFWLGSVVVRDFPGQTPAVYEVKPQFKRYPELIGIGFCYAMTLWIDNGMYWLSEHSLIVGGSYLLSPGYDLAKFWTFLALIPAFTLFSVNIETDFYKVFRRFYDAIESGDTLAPVRMFEEELRLETKASLLRMMKIQAFVALLAWVFAQQVKQIYPDVIDIFQWTIIGSVPHMVWITAFLLLLYFDARKQAMWAAGIAMLSLLLGGEIATEYNWSPGAGYLLGSVLMLLVTLWMLNRQLDRLLFYAFYDPNGVRKRWLPPAATANRRQQRLGYPVLDAEEAERFKQREEEENKWYPEMKLPPRSKKHNRKQEKEE; encoded by the coding sequence ATGGCGGGCATTGGTTTTACGCTGCGCAAGGCGATCGGTGACGCCGGACGCTCCGGCAAGTGGAAAGTGTACGGCGCGGCCGCTTTTGTGGCGGCCGGGCCGTGGCTCCTGACGCTGATCGCATTGTTTTTGCTCTTGTCGTGGAGCAAGGCGTTCGGCTTGCAAAACGCGCAGCGCGATCTGTTTTTCGCGACGATTACCTATGCGATGATCACGTCCAATCTGATCTCGACGACGGCGCAGTTCTTTTTGACTCGCTATCTGGCCGATGCGCTCTATGTGGAAGCGCCGGAACGTCTGCTCAGCGGCTTTACCGGCGTGTATCTGTACACGGGGCTGGCGGCGACTCTGATCGGGACGGGGATTCAGTGGTTTTTACCACTTCCGGTCGCCTACAAGGTCTGGACGGTGCTCTTGACGGTGATCCTGACACAGCTCGGGCTGATCATGATTCTGCTGTCGGCTGCAAAAGCGTATTGGGACATCGCCCGCGGCTTTTTGTTTGGTCTGGCCTCGCTTGGCGTGATGGTGCTGATCTACGGCGTATATATGAAGCTGAACGGACTGCAGGCGAATGAAACGGTCGTCATGGCGATGTTTACGCTCGGGCAAGGCGTGGCGTTTTTCTGGCTGGGCAGCGTCGTCGTGCGCGACTTCCCAGGCCAGACTCCGGCGGTGTATGAGGTCAAGCCGCAATTCAAGCGCTACCCGGAGTTGATCGGAATCGGCTTCTGTTACGCGATGACCTTGTGGATCGACAACGGGATGTATTGGCTGTCGGAGCACAGCTTGATCGTCGGCGGCAGCTACCTGTTGTCGCCTGGGTATGATCTGGCGAAGTTCTGGACGTTTTTGGCGCTGATTCCGGCGTTTACGCTGTTTTCGGTGAATATCGAGACCGATTTCTACAAAGTATTCCGGCGTTTTTATGATGCGATCGAAAGCGGCGACACGTTGGCTCCCGTCCGCATGTTCGAAGAGGAGCTGCGGCTGGAGACCAAAGCGTCCTTGCTGCGGATGATGAAGATCCAAGCGTTTGTGGCGCTGCTGGCCTGGGTGTTCGCCCAGCAGGTTAAACAGATCTATCCGGACGTGATCGACATCTTCCAGTGGACGATCATCGGCTCGGTGCCGCATATGGTCTGGATCACGGCGTTTTTGCTGCTGTTGTATTTCGACGCGCGCAAACAGGCGATGTGGGCGGCCGGGATCGCCATGTTGTCGCTGCTCCTCGGCGGCGAGATCGCGACCGAGTACAACTGGTCGCCGGGTGCCGGCTATCTGCTCGGCTCGGTGCTGATGCTGCTCGTCACGCTGTGGATGCTAAACCGCCAGCTCGATCGGCTGTTGTTCTATGCGTTTTACGATCCAAACGGGGTGCGCAAGCGCTGGCTGCCTCCGGCGGCGACGGCGAACCGCCGTCAGCAGCGCCTGGGCTATCCGGTGCTCGATGCGGAGGAAGCGGAGCGGTTTAAGCAGCGGGAAGAAGAAGAGAATAAATGGTACCCGGAGATGAAACTGCCGCCGCGAAGCAAAAAGCACAACCGCAAGCAGGAAAAGGAGGAGTAG
- a CDS encoding RluA family pseudouridine synthase — protein sequence MKDELYSLTIGEELAGRKIKDVLQKQLKMSRKVIRKLTEGQGVLLNGEPIWTSWRVAEGDHLRLLLPAEESVDILPEPIPFATCYEDEDVLVVDKRAGLIVHPTSGHWTGTLANGVVYDWKQRGVVARFRPVHRIDQWTSGLIVIAKNHHAHQFLSQQMMARTIERAYTAVVHGRLDLEEGLVVGPIGRSDEDFRVRVVREDGQPASTEYRVTERFVAGTQVDLKLHSGRTHQIRVHMKHIGHPLFGDAMYGTTDDAAWIERQALHAKLLGFVHPRSGEPLRFESPLPEEMTRLVEKLRQADEGKE from the coding sequence ATGAAAGACGAATTGTACTCCTTGACGATCGGCGAGGAGCTGGCAGGGCGCAAGATCAAAGATGTGCTGCAAAAGCAGCTCAAGATGTCGCGCAAAGTCATCCGCAAGCTGACCGAAGGACAAGGGGTGCTGTTAAACGGCGAACCGATCTGGACCTCCTGGCGGGTGGCGGAAGGCGATCATCTGCGCCTGCTGCTGCCGGCGGAAGAGTCGGTCGATATTTTGCCGGAGCCGATCCCTTTTGCAACTTGTTATGAAGATGAAGACGTGCTGGTCGTCGACAAGCGCGCCGGGCTGATCGTGCACCCGACGTCGGGTCATTGGACAGGCACGCTGGCCAACGGGGTTGTGTACGATTGGAAACAGCGGGGCGTCGTCGCCCGCTTTCGCCCGGTGCACCGCATCGACCAGTGGACGTCGGGGCTGATCGTGATCGCCAAAAATCATCATGCGCATCAGTTTTTGAGCCAGCAGATGATGGCGCGCACGATCGAGCGGGCGTACACGGCGGTCGTGCACGGGCGGCTGGACTTGGAGGAAGGGTTGGTTGTCGGCCCGATTGGGCGCAGCGACGAAGATTTTCGAGTGCGCGTGGTGCGGGAGGACGGCCAGCCCGCGAGCACGGAATATCGGGTGACGGAGCGTTTTGTTGCAGGGACGCAGGTCGATCTCAAGCTGCATTCCGGGCGGACGCACCAAATACGCGTGCATATGAAGCATATCGGGCATCCTTTGTTTGGGGATGCGATGTACGGCACGACAGACGATGCCGCTTGGATTGAGCGGCAGGCGCTGCATGCCAAGCTGCTTGGCTTCGTGCATCCGAGAAGCGGGGAGCCACTGCGTTTTGAATCCCCGCTGCCTGAGGAGATGACCCGTCTGGTGGAGAAACTGCGCCAGGCGGATGAGGGAAAGGAGTGA
- a CDS encoding antibiotic biosynthesis monooxygenase has product MTQPVNTPQPPYYAVIFTSQRTAGDNGYGEMAERMVRLAEQQPGFLGVESAREEGLGITVSYWESLAAIKAWKENVDHQQAQAKGRSDWYSRYVTRICKVERDYSFNN; this is encoded by the coding sequence ATGACACAGCCTGTGAACACTCCGCAGCCGCCTTACTACGCGGTCATCTTCACGTCGCAACGCACAGCAGGCGACAATGGCTATGGGGAGATGGCGGAACGGATGGTGCGGCTGGCCGAGCAGCAGCCCGGCTTTTTGGGCGTGGAAAGCGCGCGCGAGGAAGGACTTGGCATCACCGTCTCCTACTGGGAGTCGCTCGCGGCGATCAAGGCGTGGAAAGAGAACGTCGACCATCAGCAAGCGCAGGCGAAAGGCCGCAGCGACTGGTACAGCCGCTACGTGACGCGCATTTGCAAAGTAGAGCGGGACTATTCATTCAACAACTAG
- the pelF gene encoding GT4 family glycosyltransferase PelF, with product MKVTLLLEGTYPYVQGGVSSWTHQLIRTLSDCEFSIVYIGATRQPDAKYKYELPPNVSGVQEIYLHEQDEVSGGLWRWKKRHREEMRHFFKTGELPSRETLLTVRSKRHTPTVEAILEERWAWDVTLEVYRELPNAPALVDFVWNWRSMWLPMLRLLRAPLPPGQLMHAASTGYAGWYGAVMNRLTGLPLIITEHGIYTREREEEIVRADWVSMPLKSWWNRFFARVGLTGYERAKFVTTLSQGNQKAQLHYGVEREKMRLIPNGVNPDLFADISPTPDRPFTVGAILRVVPIKDVKTLLRAMAVVLRQKPDAKLMLIGPQDEDKEYYAECLALIDSLGIASAVIWTGPVNILQYLSQLDCILLTSISEGQPLVMLEAMAAGLPVVATDVGACRELIEGYDGDTLGDCGYVTKLMTPDDTGAALLKLANGPELRREMGRIGRERVQRFYTLRQVMREYRKLYDEAVMS from the coding sequence GTGAAAGTAACCTTGCTGCTGGAAGGTACCTATCCGTATGTGCAGGGCGGCGTTTCGTCTTGGACGCACCAGCTGATCCGGACGCTCTCCGACTGCGAATTTTCTATCGTCTATATCGGTGCTACCCGCCAGCCCGATGCGAAATACAAATATGAGCTGCCGCCAAACGTCAGCGGGGTGCAGGAGATCTATCTGCATGAGCAGGACGAAGTGAGCGGCGGGCTGTGGCGCTGGAAGAAGCGGCACCGCGAAGAGATGCGCCACTTTTTCAAGACGGGCGAACTGCCGAGCCGGGAAACTTTGCTCACCGTGCGCTCGAAGCGGCACACGCCGACGGTGGAAGCGATCCTGGAGGAAAGATGGGCCTGGGACGTAACGCTGGAAGTGTATCGTGAATTGCCGAACGCGCCTGCGCTGGTCGACTTCGTCTGGAACTGGCGGTCGATGTGGCTGCCGATGCTGCGCCTTTTGCGCGCGCCGCTGCCGCCGGGGCAGTTGATGCACGCAGCTTCGACCGGCTATGCCGGCTGGTACGGCGCGGTGATGAACCGGCTGACCGGACTGCCGCTGATCATCACGGAGCACGGCATCTACACGCGGGAACGCGAAGAGGAGATCGTGCGCGCCGACTGGGTGTCGATGCCGCTGAAGAGCTGGTGGAACCGCTTTTTCGCCCGCGTCGGCCTGACCGGATATGAACGCGCGAAGTTTGTGACCACGCTGTCGCAAGGCAACCAGAAGGCGCAGCTGCATTACGGCGTGGAGCGGGAGAAGATGCGTCTGATCCCAAACGGGGTCAATCCCGACTTGTTTGCAGACATCTCCCCGACGCCAGACCGCCCGTTTACGGTCGGCGCGATCTTGCGGGTGGTGCCGATCAAAGACGTCAAAACGCTGCTCCGCGCGATGGCGGTCGTGCTGCGCCAGAAGCCGGACGCCAAGCTGATGCTGATCGGGCCGCAAGATGAGGACAAGGAGTATTATGCAGAATGTCTGGCCTTGATCGACTCGCTCGGCATCGCCTCGGCGGTGATCTGGACGGGGCCGGTCAATATCTTGCAGTACTTGTCGCAGTTGGATTGCATTCTGCTGACGTCGATCTCCGAAGGGCAACCGCTCGTGATGCTGGAAGCGATGGCGGCAGGATTGCCGGTCGTCGCCACAGATGTCGGCGCCTGCCGCGAGCTGATCGAAGGCTACGACGGCGATACGCTCGGTGACTGCGGGTATGTCACCAAGCTGATGACGCCCGATGACACGGGGGCGGCGCTGCTCAAGCTGGCGAACGGCCCGGAGCTGCGCCGCGAGATGGGGCGGATCGGCCGGGAGCGCGTGCAGCGCTTTTACACGCTGCGCCAGGTGATGCGCGAGTATCGCAAGCTGTACGATGAGGCGGTGATGTCGTAA
- a CDS encoding putative sulfate exporter family transporter, whose protein sequence is MMDIIAKLRLPNHRHLPFISGILFTLLLALLGFGLAQLPGLSQIGPLACAILLAVLYRQKFGYPDTLRSGIQFSSKRLLRLAIILYGLKLNLQLLISKGLPLLALDALVILFAIGLTVLLAKWWKADFSLSLLLGIGTGICGAAAIAAVTPILRSKQEDSALSVGIIALTGTLFAVGYVLLRPVLPLADGVYGIWAGLSLHELAHVALAAAPAGQDAVALALLAKLGRVLLLVPSSFLLLFWQRKKAGTSAPIEFPWFLLGFLALSIAGTLFPLPADVLQILSTLTTLLLAMAMVGLGLNVALRDLRAKALRPLLIIAVTSTLLSTLTFWLL, encoded by the coding sequence ATGATGGATATCATCGCCAAACTCCGGCTCCCGAACCACCGCCATCTGCCCTTTATATCTGGCATCTTGTTTACGCTCCTGCTCGCGCTGCTCGGCTTCGGACTCGCCCAACTGCCCGGCCTGAGCCAGATCGGTCCACTGGCCTGCGCCATCTTGCTTGCAGTGCTCTACCGGCAAAAATTCGGCTACCCGGACACGCTGCGCAGCGGCATCCAATTTTCCTCCAAGCGCCTGCTGCGCCTCGCGATCATCCTGTACGGCCTCAAACTTAACCTGCAGCTCTTGATCAGCAAAGGCCTGCCGCTCTTGGCGCTCGACGCGCTGGTCATCCTGTTTGCGATCGGGCTGACCGTCCTGCTCGCCAAGTGGTGGAAAGCCGACTTTTCTTTGTCGCTGCTACTCGGCATCGGCACCGGCATCTGCGGCGCGGCCGCCATCGCGGCGGTGACGCCGATCCTGCGCAGCAAGCAGGAAGACTCGGCCCTCTCCGTCGGCATCATCGCGCTGACCGGGACGCTTTTTGCGGTCGGCTATGTGCTGTTGCGCCCGGTGCTTCCGCTCGCGGACGGCGTATACGGCATCTGGGCCGGCCTGTCGCTGCATGAGCTGGCCCACGTCGCGCTCGCCGCCGCCCCGGCCGGGCAAGACGCGGTGGCGCTCGCATTGCTCGCCAAGCTCGGCCGCGTGCTATTGCTCGTCCCGTCCTCCTTCCTGCTGCTGTTTTGGCAGCGTAAAAAAGCGGGGACTTCCGCACCGATCGAGTTCCCGTGGTTCCTGCTCGGCTTCCTTGCGCTCAGCATCGCCGGAACGCTGTTCCCGCTGCCGGCGGACGTCCTCCAGATCCTCTCCACGCTGACCACGCTCCTGCTCGCCATGGCGATGGTCGGCCTCGGCCTCAATGTCGCCCTCCGCGACCTGCGCGCCAAAGCATTGCGCCCGCTTTTGATCATCGCCGTCACTTCGACTCTGCTCTCCACTTTGACTTTCTGGTTGCTCTAA
- a CDS encoding dicarboxylate/amino acid:cation symporter, whose translation MLASLLIALVILIFLYFLKAKKVGFGTRVILAMLLGVGLGAIFGEEAQKVGTIGSIYVSLIKMIVMPLVIAMIITAVTQLTDPTQLRKLGLKTVALFLATTGIAAVIGILVALAIDPGAGVQFVKDASFEAREIPTFDKVLLDLVPSNPVNEMANGKVIPVIIFSLFLAVAILIERSRKPETVQPVMDFLNSFAKIMFRVVKLVIALTPYGVFGLMTSMAAKYGLSSLLPLGEVILAVYVACLLHFVITYGSLVTFVARVNPLRFLKKIYPVIAVAFTTRSSYATLPVNMEVITKRVKVSEKIASFVAPLGATINMNGCGGLYPAIVAIFVARVFNIDLGFTDYLLIVGSAMIASIGTAGVPGPATISTTVVLTSLGLPLEGFALVLGIDAIIDMARTAINATGTTVSSLIIANSEGEFDREAFNNGTDEDLETKIA comes from the coding sequence ATGCTGGCAAGCTTGTTGATTGCGCTTGTTATCCTGATCTTCTTGTATTTCTTAAAAGCGAAAAAAGTCGGCTTCGGCACCCGTGTCATCCTCGCGATGCTGCTGGGTGTCGGGCTCGGGGCAATCTTTGGTGAGGAGGCGCAGAAAGTCGGCACGATCGGCTCGATCTACGTCTCGCTGATCAAGATGATCGTCATGCCGCTGGTGATCGCGATGATCATCACGGCGGTCACCCAACTGACCGATCCGACCCAACTCCGCAAACTCGGTCTGAAAACGGTCGCCCTCTTCCTCGCCACCACGGGGATCGCGGCGGTGATCGGCATTCTGGTCGCCCTGGCGATCGATCCGGGCGCCGGTGTGCAATTTGTGAAAGACGCGTCGTTTGAAGCGCGCGAGATCCCGACGTTCGACAAAGTCTTGCTCGACCTCGTGCCGTCCAACCCGGTCAATGAGATGGCGAACGGCAAGGTGATCCCGGTGATCATCTTCTCCCTGTTCCTCGCCGTCGCGATCCTGATCGAGCGTTCCCGCAAGCCGGAGACGGTGCAGCCGGTGATGGACTTCCTGAACTCGTTTGCGAAAATCATGTTCCGCGTCGTCAAACTGGTCATCGCCCTCACCCCGTACGGCGTCTTCGGCCTGATGACCTCGATGGCGGCCAAATACGGCTTGTCATCCCTGTTGCCGCTCGGCGAAGTGATCCTCGCCGTCTATGTGGCCTGCCTGCTGCACTTTGTGATCACCTACGGCTCGCTGGTGACGTTTGTGGCGCGCGTGAACCCGCTGCGCTTCCTGAAGAAAATCTACCCGGTCATCGCCGTCGCGTTCACCACGCGCAGCTCCTACGCGACGCTGCCCGTGAACATGGAAGTGATCACCAAGCGCGTCAAAGTGTCTGAAAAGATCGCATCGTTTGTCGCGCCGCTCGGCGCCACGATCAACATGAACGGCTGCGGCGGTCTGTACCCGGCGATCGTGGCGATCTTCGTCGCCCGTGTCTTCAACATCGACCTCGGCTTCACCGACTACTTGCTGATCGTCGGTTCGGCGATGATCGCTTCGATCGGCACGGCTGGCGTCCCCGGTCCGGCGACGATCTCGACCACCGTCGTGCTGACCTCGCTGGGTCTGCCGCTGGAAGGCTTTGCGCTGGTGCTCGGCATCGACGCGATCATCGACATGGCCCGCACCGCAATCAACGCGACCGGCACGACCGTGTCCTCGCTGATCATCGCCAACTCCGAAGGCGAATTCGACCGCGAAGCGTTTAACAACGGCACCGATGAAGACTTGGAAACGAAAATCGCATAA